In one window of Syngnathus scovelli strain Florida chromosome 20, RoL_Ssco_1.2, whole genome shotgun sequence DNA:
- the LOC125990042 gene encoding clathrin coat assembly protein AP180 isoform X10, whose amino-acid sequence MSGQTLTDRIAAAQYQLTGSDMARAVCKATTHEVMAPKKKHLEYLVSATNTTNVNIPQMADTLFERATNASWVVVFKALVTTHHMCVHGNERFIQYLASRTSLFNLSNFIDKTGSNGYDMSTFIRRYGRYLNEKAFAYRQMAFDFTRVKKGAEGVMRTMTTEKLLKGMPVLQTQIDTLLEFDVHPKELNNGIINAAFLLLFKDLVKLFASYNDGIINMLEKYFKMKKSDCKEALEIYKRFLTRVTKIGEFMKLAETVGVDKNDIPDINYAPSSILDSLETHMNGLEDVKGGKKGSPTKGSPTNNVSPTSTPAKSSNAVPALQPPPGESTAAAAPAAPEPAEDSLLDLDPLSSSGPPAASAGPTSWGDLLGSEMGDSLLAEPALAEEAAAPSPAAADSTPAPTVPEAGVPLAPHSSTAAATSPGATNMDLLGDAFATPAAAAAATEVSAAAAEGGAAATPTAPVAGAAAESTGGGGDAPAAAVATPGAELISGDVMKPTLTPQAGDVDNSMANMASNLTMGSPAAPQVAPPSWGAPMMSPGMTQSPRKPPPPRNALDDLNIKDFM is encoded by the exons ATGTCGGGTCAGACGCTCACGGACCGCATCGCTGCGGCCCAGTACCAGCTGACGGGTTCGGACATGGCCAGGGCCGTGTGTAAGGCTACAACGCACGAAGTGATGGCGCCCAAGAAGAAGCACCTGGAGT ACCTGGTGTCGGCCACCAACACCACCAACGTGAACATCCCGCAGATGGCCGACACGCTTTTCGAGCGGGCCACCAACGCCAGCTGGGTGGTGGTCTTCAAGGCCCTGGTCACCACCCACCACATGTGTGTGCACGGCAATGAG AGGTTCATCCAGTACTTGGCCTCCAGGACTTCACTCTTTAACCTCAGCAACTTCATCGACAAAACTGGCTCGAATG GCTACGACATGTCCACGTTCATCAGACGGTACGGCCGCTACCTGAATGAAAAAGCCTTCGCCTACCGCCAGATGGCTTTCGACTTCACTCGAGTTAAGAAAGG GGCCGAGGGCGTGATGAGGACCATGACCACGGAGAAGCTCTTGAAGGGCATGCCCGTCTTGCAGACTCAGATCGACACGCTTCTGGAGTTTGAC GTTCATCCTAAGGAGCTGAACAACGGCATCATCAACGCCGCTTTCTTGCTGCTCTTCAAGGACTTGGTCAAGCTCTTTGCATCCTACAACGATGGCATCATCAACATGTTGG AGAAATATTTCAAGATGAAAAAGAGCGACTGTAAGGAAGCGTTGGAGATCTACAAGAGGTTCCTTACCCGGGTGACTAAAATCGGGGAGTTCATGAAGCTGGCGGAG acCGTTGGAGTTGACAAAAATGACATCCCGGACATTAACTAT GCCCCCAGCAGTATCCTGGACTCTCTGGAAACGCACATGAATGGCCTGGAGGATGTCAAAGGTGGCAAGAAGGG GTCTCCGACTAAG GGTTCTCCCACAAACAACGTGTCTCCGACTTCGACTCCGGCCAAATCATCAAACGCCGTCCCGGCACTGCAGCCTCCACCTGGGGAGAGCACGGCTGCTGCCGCTCCGGCTGCACCCGAGCCAGCGGAAGA TTCCTTGTTGGACCTGGATCCTCTGTCCTCTTCTGGCCCACCAGCAGCATCCGCAGGCCCCACGTCCTGGGGAG ACCTTCTCGGATCAG AAATGGGCGATTCCTTGCTAGCCGAGCCCGCTCTGGCTGAGGAGGCCGCCGCCCCCTCCCCTGCCGCCGCCGACTCCACGCCTGCCCCCACCGTGCCAGAAGCTGGAGTCCCTCTAGCTCCTCACAGTAGCACGGCGGCCGCCACCTCCCCTGGCGCCACCAATATGGATCTGTTAGGAG ATGCCTTCGCCACGCccgccgcggccgccgccgccaccgaggTCTCCGCCGCGGCAGCTGAGGGCGGAGCCGCAGCGACACCCACCGCCCCTGTCGCCGGAGCTGCAGCCG AGTccactggaggaggaggagatgcaCCAGCAGCCGCTGTTGCCACCCCTGGAGCAGAACTCATCTCAG GAGATGTAATGAAGCCCACCCTGACCCCCCAGGCGGGTGATGTTGacaactccatggctaacatggcGAGTA ATCTGACGATGGGATCTCCAGCGGCTCCTCAGGTAGCTCCCCCCAGCTGGGGTGCCCCCATG ATGTCTCCTGGAATGACCCAGAGCCCCAGAAAGCCTCCCCCGCCCAGGAACGCTCTGGATGACCTTAACATCAAGGACTTCATGTAG
- the LOC125990042 gene encoding clathrin coat assembly protein AP180 isoform X14, with protein sequence MSGQTLTDRIAAAQYQLTGSDMARAVCKATTHEVMAPKKKHLEYLVSATNTTNVNIPQMADTLFERATNASWVVVFKALVTTHHMCVHGNERFIQYLASRTSLFNLSNFIDKTGSNGYDMSTFIRRYGRYLNEKAFAYRQMAFDFTRVKKGAEGVMRTMTTEKLLKGMPVLQTQIDTLLEFDVHPKELNNGIINAAFLLLFKDLVKLFASYNDGIINMLEKYFKMKKSDCKEALEIYKRFLTRVTKIGEFMKLAETVGVDKNDIPDINYAPSSILDSLETHMNGLEDVKGGKKGSPTKGSPTNNVSPTSTPAKSSNAVPALQPPPGESTAAAAPAAPEPAEDSLLDLDPLSSSGPPAASAGPTSWGDLLGSEMGDSLLAEPALAEEAAAPSPAAADSTPAPTVPEAGVPLAPHSSTAAATSPGATNMDLLGDAFATPAAAAAATEVSAAAAEGGAAATPTAPVAGAAAADLFDSSSISPICSSAPPPKIDSRDILSLFCESTGGGGDAPAAAVATPGAELISAFGGLGDVMKPTLTPQAGDVDNSMANMASNLTMGSPAAPQVAPPSWGAPMPAPMGGPPFMGIHPGYSMPGAPGAGAPMMHLVRPGFPAANAPMSPGMTQSPRKPPPPRNALDDLNIKDFM encoded by the exons ATGTCGGGTCAGACGCTCACGGACCGCATCGCTGCGGCCCAGTACCAGCTGACGGGTTCGGACATGGCCAGGGCCGTGTGTAAGGCTACAACGCACGAAGTGATGGCGCCCAAGAAGAAGCACCTGGAGT ACCTGGTGTCGGCCACCAACACCACCAACGTGAACATCCCGCAGATGGCCGACACGCTTTTCGAGCGGGCCACCAACGCCAGCTGGGTGGTGGTCTTCAAGGCCCTGGTCACCACCCACCACATGTGTGTGCACGGCAATGAG AGGTTCATCCAGTACTTGGCCTCCAGGACTTCACTCTTTAACCTCAGCAACTTCATCGACAAAACTGGCTCGAATG GCTACGACATGTCCACGTTCATCAGACGGTACGGCCGCTACCTGAATGAAAAAGCCTTCGCCTACCGCCAGATGGCTTTCGACTTCACTCGAGTTAAGAAAGG GGCCGAGGGCGTGATGAGGACCATGACCACGGAGAAGCTCTTGAAGGGCATGCCCGTCTTGCAGACTCAGATCGACACGCTTCTGGAGTTTGAC GTTCATCCTAAGGAGCTGAACAACGGCATCATCAACGCCGCTTTCTTGCTGCTCTTCAAGGACTTGGTCAAGCTCTTTGCATCCTACAACGATGGCATCATCAACATGTTGG AGAAATATTTCAAGATGAAAAAGAGCGACTGTAAGGAAGCGTTGGAGATCTACAAGAGGTTCCTTACCCGGGTGACTAAAATCGGGGAGTTCATGAAGCTGGCGGAG acCGTTGGAGTTGACAAAAATGACATCCCGGACATTAACTAT GCCCCCAGCAGTATCCTGGACTCTCTGGAAACGCACATGAATGGCCTGGAGGATGTCAAAGGTGGCAAGAAGGG GTCTCCGACTAAG GGTTCTCCCACAAACAACGTGTCTCCGACTTCGACTCCGGCCAAATCATCAAACGCCGTCCCGGCACTGCAGCCTCCACCTGGGGAGAGCACGGCTGCTGCCGCTCCGGCTGCACCCGAGCCAGCGGAAGA TTCCTTGTTGGACCTGGATCCTCTGTCCTCTTCTGGCCCACCAGCAGCATCCGCAGGCCCCACGTCCTGGGGAG ACCTTCTCGGATCAG AAATGGGCGATTCCTTGCTAGCCGAGCCCGCTCTGGCTGAGGAGGCCGCCGCCCCCTCCCCTGCCGCCGCCGACTCCACGCCTGCCCCCACCGTGCCAGAAGCTGGAGTCCCTCTAGCTCCTCACAGTAGCACGGCGGCCGCCACCTCCCCTGGCGCCACCAATATGGATCTGTTAGGAG ATGCCTTCGCCACGCccgccgcggccgccgccgccaccgaggTCTCCGCCGCGGCAGCTGAGGGCGGAGCCGCAGCGACACCCACCGCCCCTGTCGCCGGAGCTGCAGCCG cgGATTTATTCGACTCCTCATCCATCTCACCCATCTGTTCCTCTGCGCCCCCACCCAAAATTGACAGCAGAGACATCCTGAGCCTGTTTTGTG AGTccactggaggaggaggagatgcaCCAGCAGCCGCTGTTGCCACCCCTGGAGCAGAACTCATCTCAG CTTTTGGTGGCTTAGGAGATGTAATGAAGCCCACCCTGACCCCCCAGGCGGGTGATGTTGacaactccatggctaacatggcGAGTA ATCTGACGATGGGATCTCCAGCGGCTCCTCAGGTAGCTCCCCCCAGCTGGGGTGCCCCCATG CCAGCACCCATGGGTGGTCCTCCATTTATGGGGATTCACCCAGGCTACAGCATG CCCGGGGCACCGGGTGCCGGAGCTCCCATGATGCATTTGGTTAGACCGGGCTTCCCCGCCGCCAACGCCCCG ATGTCTCCTGGAATGACCCAGAGCCCCAGAAAGCCTCCCCCGCCCAGGAACGCTCTGGATGACCTTAACATCAAGGACTTCATGTAG
- the LOC125990042 gene encoding clathrin coat assembly protein AP180 isoform X1: MSGQTLTDRIAAAQYQLTGSDMARAVCKATTHEVMAPKKKHLEYLVSATNTTNVNIPQMADTLFERATNASWVVVFKALVTTHHMCVHGNERFIQYLASRTSLFNLSNFIDKTGSNGYDMSTFIRRYGRYLNEKAFAYRQMAFDFTRVKKGAEGVMRTMTTEKLLKGMPVLQTQIDTLLEFDVHPKELNNGIINAAFLLLFKDLVKLFASYNDGIINMLEKYFKMKKSDCKEALEIYKRFLTRVTKIGEFMKLAETVGVDKNDIPDINYAPSSILDSLETHMNGLEDVKGGKKGSPTKGSPTNNVSPTSTPAKSSNAVPALQPPPGESTAAAAPAAPEPAEDSLLDLDPLSSSGPPAASAGPTSWGDLLGSEMGDSLLAEPALAEEAAAPSPAAADSTPAPTVPEAGVPLAPHSSTAAATSPGATNMDLLGDAFATPAAAAAATEVSAAAAEGGAAATPTAPVAGAAAESTGGGGDAPAAAVATPGAELISAFGGLGDVMKPTLTPQAGDVDNSMANMASNLTMGSPAAPQVAPPSWGAPMPAPMGGPPFMGIHPGYSMPGAPGAGAPMMHLVRPGFPAANAPMSPGMTQSPRKPPPPRNALDDLNIKDFM, translated from the exons ATGTCGGGTCAGACGCTCACGGACCGCATCGCTGCGGCCCAGTACCAGCTGACGGGTTCGGACATGGCCAGGGCCGTGTGTAAGGCTACAACGCACGAAGTGATGGCGCCCAAGAAGAAGCACCTGGAGT ACCTGGTGTCGGCCACCAACACCACCAACGTGAACATCCCGCAGATGGCCGACACGCTTTTCGAGCGGGCCACCAACGCCAGCTGGGTGGTGGTCTTCAAGGCCCTGGTCACCACCCACCACATGTGTGTGCACGGCAATGAG AGGTTCATCCAGTACTTGGCCTCCAGGACTTCACTCTTTAACCTCAGCAACTTCATCGACAAAACTGGCTCGAATG GCTACGACATGTCCACGTTCATCAGACGGTACGGCCGCTACCTGAATGAAAAAGCCTTCGCCTACCGCCAGATGGCTTTCGACTTCACTCGAGTTAAGAAAGG GGCCGAGGGCGTGATGAGGACCATGACCACGGAGAAGCTCTTGAAGGGCATGCCCGTCTTGCAGACTCAGATCGACACGCTTCTGGAGTTTGAC GTTCATCCTAAGGAGCTGAACAACGGCATCATCAACGCCGCTTTCTTGCTGCTCTTCAAGGACTTGGTCAAGCTCTTTGCATCCTACAACGATGGCATCATCAACATGTTGG AGAAATATTTCAAGATGAAAAAGAGCGACTGTAAGGAAGCGTTGGAGATCTACAAGAGGTTCCTTACCCGGGTGACTAAAATCGGGGAGTTCATGAAGCTGGCGGAG acCGTTGGAGTTGACAAAAATGACATCCCGGACATTAACTAT GCCCCCAGCAGTATCCTGGACTCTCTGGAAACGCACATGAATGGCCTGGAGGATGTCAAAGGTGGCAAGAAGGG GTCTCCGACTAAG GGTTCTCCCACAAACAACGTGTCTCCGACTTCGACTCCGGCCAAATCATCAAACGCCGTCCCGGCACTGCAGCCTCCACCTGGGGAGAGCACGGCTGCTGCCGCTCCGGCTGCACCCGAGCCAGCGGAAGA TTCCTTGTTGGACCTGGATCCTCTGTCCTCTTCTGGCCCACCAGCAGCATCCGCAGGCCCCACGTCCTGGGGAG ACCTTCTCGGATCAG AAATGGGCGATTCCTTGCTAGCCGAGCCCGCTCTGGCTGAGGAGGCCGCCGCCCCCTCCCCTGCCGCCGCCGACTCCACGCCTGCCCCCACCGTGCCAGAAGCTGGAGTCCCTCTAGCTCCTCACAGTAGCACGGCGGCCGCCACCTCCCCTGGCGCCACCAATATGGATCTGTTAGGAG ATGCCTTCGCCACGCccgccgcggccgccgccgccaccgaggTCTCCGCCGCGGCAGCTGAGGGCGGAGCCGCAGCGACACCCACCGCCCCTGTCGCCGGAGCTGCAGCCG AGTccactggaggaggaggagatgcaCCAGCAGCCGCTGTTGCCACCCCTGGAGCAGAACTCATCTCAG CTTTTGGTGGCTTAGGAGATGTAATGAAGCCCACCCTGACCCCCCAGGCGGGTGATGTTGacaactccatggctaacatggcGAGTA ATCTGACGATGGGATCTCCAGCGGCTCCTCAGGTAGCTCCCCCCAGCTGGGGTGCCCCCATG CCAGCACCCATGGGTGGTCCTCCATTTATGGGGATTCACCCAGGCTACAGCATG CCCGGGGCACCGGGTGCCGGAGCTCCCATGATGCATTTGGTTAGACCGGGCTTCCCCGCCGCCAACGCCCCG ATGTCTCCTGGAATGACCCAGAGCCCCAGAAAGCCTCCCCCGCCCAGGAACGCTCTGGATGACCTTAACATCAAGGACTTCATGTAG
- the LOC125990042 gene encoding clathrin coat assembly protein AP180 isoform X5: MSGQTLTDRIAAAQYQLTGSDMARAVCKATTHEVMAPKKKHLEYLVSATNTTNVNIPQMADTLFERATNASWVVVFKALVTTHHMCVHGNERFIQYLASRTSLFNLSNFIDKTGSNGYDMSTFIRRYGRYLNEKAFAYRQMAFDFTRVKKGAEGVMRTMTTEKLLKGMPVLQTQIDTLLEFDVHPKELNNGIINAAFLLLFKDLVKLFASYNDGIINMLEKYFKMKKSDCKEALEIYKRFLTRVTKIGEFMKLAETVGVDKNDIPDINYAPSSILDSLETHMNGLEDVKGGKKGSPTKGSPTNNVSPTSTPAKSSNAVPALQPPPGESTAAAAPAAPEPAEDSLLDLDPLSSSGPPAASAGPTSWGDLLGSEMGDSLLAEPALAEEAAAPSPAAADSTPAPTVPEAGVPLAPHSSTAAATSPGATNMDLLGDAFATPAAAAAATEVSAAAAEGGAAATPTAPVAGAAAESTGGGGDAPAAAVATPGAELISAFGGLGDVMKPTLTPQAGDVDNSMANMASNLTMGSPAAPQVAPPSWGAPMPGAPGAGAPMMHLVRPGFPAANAPMSPGMTQSPRKPPPPRNALDDLNIKDFM; encoded by the exons ATGTCGGGTCAGACGCTCACGGACCGCATCGCTGCGGCCCAGTACCAGCTGACGGGTTCGGACATGGCCAGGGCCGTGTGTAAGGCTACAACGCACGAAGTGATGGCGCCCAAGAAGAAGCACCTGGAGT ACCTGGTGTCGGCCACCAACACCACCAACGTGAACATCCCGCAGATGGCCGACACGCTTTTCGAGCGGGCCACCAACGCCAGCTGGGTGGTGGTCTTCAAGGCCCTGGTCACCACCCACCACATGTGTGTGCACGGCAATGAG AGGTTCATCCAGTACTTGGCCTCCAGGACTTCACTCTTTAACCTCAGCAACTTCATCGACAAAACTGGCTCGAATG GCTACGACATGTCCACGTTCATCAGACGGTACGGCCGCTACCTGAATGAAAAAGCCTTCGCCTACCGCCAGATGGCTTTCGACTTCACTCGAGTTAAGAAAGG GGCCGAGGGCGTGATGAGGACCATGACCACGGAGAAGCTCTTGAAGGGCATGCCCGTCTTGCAGACTCAGATCGACACGCTTCTGGAGTTTGAC GTTCATCCTAAGGAGCTGAACAACGGCATCATCAACGCCGCTTTCTTGCTGCTCTTCAAGGACTTGGTCAAGCTCTTTGCATCCTACAACGATGGCATCATCAACATGTTGG AGAAATATTTCAAGATGAAAAAGAGCGACTGTAAGGAAGCGTTGGAGATCTACAAGAGGTTCCTTACCCGGGTGACTAAAATCGGGGAGTTCATGAAGCTGGCGGAG acCGTTGGAGTTGACAAAAATGACATCCCGGACATTAACTAT GCCCCCAGCAGTATCCTGGACTCTCTGGAAACGCACATGAATGGCCTGGAGGATGTCAAAGGTGGCAAGAAGGG GTCTCCGACTAAG GGTTCTCCCACAAACAACGTGTCTCCGACTTCGACTCCGGCCAAATCATCAAACGCCGTCCCGGCACTGCAGCCTCCACCTGGGGAGAGCACGGCTGCTGCCGCTCCGGCTGCACCCGAGCCAGCGGAAGA TTCCTTGTTGGACCTGGATCCTCTGTCCTCTTCTGGCCCACCAGCAGCATCCGCAGGCCCCACGTCCTGGGGAG ACCTTCTCGGATCAG AAATGGGCGATTCCTTGCTAGCCGAGCCCGCTCTGGCTGAGGAGGCCGCCGCCCCCTCCCCTGCCGCCGCCGACTCCACGCCTGCCCCCACCGTGCCAGAAGCTGGAGTCCCTCTAGCTCCTCACAGTAGCACGGCGGCCGCCACCTCCCCTGGCGCCACCAATATGGATCTGTTAGGAG ATGCCTTCGCCACGCccgccgcggccgccgccgccaccgaggTCTCCGCCGCGGCAGCTGAGGGCGGAGCCGCAGCGACACCCACCGCCCCTGTCGCCGGAGCTGCAGCCG AGTccactggaggaggaggagatgcaCCAGCAGCCGCTGTTGCCACCCCTGGAGCAGAACTCATCTCAG CTTTTGGTGGCTTAGGAGATGTAATGAAGCCCACCCTGACCCCCCAGGCGGGTGATGTTGacaactccatggctaacatggcGAGTA ATCTGACGATGGGATCTCCAGCGGCTCCTCAGGTAGCTCCCCCCAGCTGGGGTGCCCCCATG CCCGGGGCACCGGGTGCCGGAGCTCCCATGATGCATTTGGTTAGACCGGGCTTCCCCGCCGCCAACGCCCCG ATGTCTCCTGGAATGACCCAGAGCCCCAGAAAGCCTCCCCCGCCCAGGAACGCTCTGGATGACCTTAACATCAAGGACTTCATGTAG
- the LOC125990042 gene encoding clathrin coat assembly protein AP180 isoform X6, with the protein MSGQTLTDRIAAAQYQLTGSDMARAVCKATTHEVMAPKKKHLEYLVSATNTTNVNIPQMADTLFERATNASWVVVFKALVTTHHMCVHGNERFIQYLASRTSLFNLSNFIDKTGSNGYDMSTFIRRYGRYLNEKAFAYRQMAFDFTRVKKGAEGVMRTMTTEKLLKGMPVLQTQIDTLLEFDVHPKELNNGIINAAFLLLFKDLVKLFASYNDGIINMLEKYFKMKKSDCKEALEIYKRFLTRVTKIGEFMKLAETVGVDKNDIPDINYAPSSILDSLETHMNGLEDVKGGKKGSPTKGSPTNNVSPTSTPAKSSNAVPALQPPPGESTAAAAPAAPEPAEDSLLDLDPLSSSGPPAASAGPTSWGDLLGSEMGDSLLAEPALAEEAAAPSPAAADSTPAPTVPEAGVPLAPHSSTAAATSPGATNMDLLGDAFATPAAAAAATEVSAAAAEGGAAATPTAPVAGAAAESTGGGGDAPAAAVATPGAELISGDVMKPTLTPQAGDVDNSMANMASNLTMGSPAAPQVAPPSWGAPMPGAPGAGAPMMHLVRPGFPAANAPMSPGMTQSPRKPPPPRNALDDLNIKDFM; encoded by the exons ATGTCGGGTCAGACGCTCACGGACCGCATCGCTGCGGCCCAGTACCAGCTGACGGGTTCGGACATGGCCAGGGCCGTGTGTAAGGCTACAACGCACGAAGTGATGGCGCCCAAGAAGAAGCACCTGGAGT ACCTGGTGTCGGCCACCAACACCACCAACGTGAACATCCCGCAGATGGCCGACACGCTTTTCGAGCGGGCCACCAACGCCAGCTGGGTGGTGGTCTTCAAGGCCCTGGTCACCACCCACCACATGTGTGTGCACGGCAATGAG AGGTTCATCCAGTACTTGGCCTCCAGGACTTCACTCTTTAACCTCAGCAACTTCATCGACAAAACTGGCTCGAATG GCTACGACATGTCCACGTTCATCAGACGGTACGGCCGCTACCTGAATGAAAAAGCCTTCGCCTACCGCCAGATGGCTTTCGACTTCACTCGAGTTAAGAAAGG GGCCGAGGGCGTGATGAGGACCATGACCACGGAGAAGCTCTTGAAGGGCATGCCCGTCTTGCAGACTCAGATCGACACGCTTCTGGAGTTTGAC GTTCATCCTAAGGAGCTGAACAACGGCATCATCAACGCCGCTTTCTTGCTGCTCTTCAAGGACTTGGTCAAGCTCTTTGCATCCTACAACGATGGCATCATCAACATGTTGG AGAAATATTTCAAGATGAAAAAGAGCGACTGTAAGGAAGCGTTGGAGATCTACAAGAGGTTCCTTACCCGGGTGACTAAAATCGGGGAGTTCATGAAGCTGGCGGAG acCGTTGGAGTTGACAAAAATGACATCCCGGACATTAACTAT GCCCCCAGCAGTATCCTGGACTCTCTGGAAACGCACATGAATGGCCTGGAGGATGTCAAAGGTGGCAAGAAGGG GTCTCCGACTAAG GGTTCTCCCACAAACAACGTGTCTCCGACTTCGACTCCGGCCAAATCATCAAACGCCGTCCCGGCACTGCAGCCTCCACCTGGGGAGAGCACGGCTGCTGCCGCTCCGGCTGCACCCGAGCCAGCGGAAGA TTCCTTGTTGGACCTGGATCCTCTGTCCTCTTCTGGCCCACCAGCAGCATCCGCAGGCCCCACGTCCTGGGGAG ACCTTCTCGGATCAG AAATGGGCGATTCCTTGCTAGCCGAGCCCGCTCTGGCTGAGGAGGCCGCCGCCCCCTCCCCTGCCGCCGCCGACTCCACGCCTGCCCCCACCGTGCCAGAAGCTGGAGTCCCTCTAGCTCCTCACAGTAGCACGGCGGCCGCCACCTCCCCTGGCGCCACCAATATGGATCTGTTAGGAG ATGCCTTCGCCACGCccgccgcggccgccgccgccaccgaggTCTCCGCCGCGGCAGCTGAGGGCGGAGCCGCAGCGACACCCACCGCCCCTGTCGCCGGAGCTGCAGCCG AGTccactggaggaggaggagatgcaCCAGCAGCCGCTGTTGCCACCCCTGGAGCAGAACTCATCTCAG GAGATGTAATGAAGCCCACCCTGACCCCCCAGGCGGGTGATGTTGacaactccatggctaacatggcGAGTA ATCTGACGATGGGATCTCCAGCGGCTCCTCAGGTAGCTCCCCCCAGCTGGGGTGCCCCCATG CCCGGGGCACCGGGTGCCGGAGCTCCCATGATGCATTTGGTTAGACCGGGCTTCCCCGCCGCCAACGCCCCG ATGTCTCCTGGAATGACCCAGAGCCCCAGAAAGCCTCCCCCGCCCAGGAACGCTCTGGATGACCTTAACATCAAGGACTTCATGTAG
- the LOC125990042 gene encoding clathrin coat assembly protein AP180 isoform X8, whose product MSGQTLTDRIAAAQYQLTGSDMARAVCKATTHEVMAPKKKHLEYLVSATNTTNVNIPQMADTLFERATNASWVVVFKALVTTHHMCVHGNERFIQYLASRTSLFNLSNFIDKTGSNGYDMSTFIRRYGRYLNEKAFAYRQMAFDFTRVKKGAEGVMRTMTTEKLLKGMPVLQTQIDTLLEFDVHPKELNNGIINAAFLLLFKDLVKLFASYNDGIINMLEKYFKMKKSDCKEALEIYKRFLTRVTKIGEFMKLAETVGVDKNDIPDINYAPSSILDSLETHMNGLEDVKGGKKGSPTKGSPTNNVSPTSTPAKSSNAVPALQPPPGESTAAAAPAAPEPAEDSLLDLDPLSSSGPPAASAGPTSWGDLLGSEMGDSLLAEPALAEEAAAPSPAAADSTPAPTVPEAGVPLAPHSSTAAATSPGATNMDLLGDAFATPAAAAAATEVSAAAAEGGAAATPTAPVAGAAAESTGGGGDAPAAAVATPGAELISGDVMKPTLTPQAGDVDNSMANMASNLTMGSPAAPQPGAPGAGAPMMHLVRPGFPAANAPMSPGMTQSPRKPPPPRNALDDLNIKDFM is encoded by the exons ATGTCGGGTCAGACGCTCACGGACCGCATCGCTGCGGCCCAGTACCAGCTGACGGGTTCGGACATGGCCAGGGCCGTGTGTAAGGCTACAACGCACGAAGTGATGGCGCCCAAGAAGAAGCACCTGGAGT ACCTGGTGTCGGCCACCAACACCACCAACGTGAACATCCCGCAGATGGCCGACACGCTTTTCGAGCGGGCCACCAACGCCAGCTGGGTGGTGGTCTTCAAGGCCCTGGTCACCACCCACCACATGTGTGTGCACGGCAATGAG AGGTTCATCCAGTACTTGGCCTCCAGGACTTCACTCTTTAACCTCAGCAACTTCATCGACAAAACTGGCTCGAATG GCTACGACATGTCCACGTTCATCAGACGGTACGGCCGCTACCTGAATGAAAAAGCCTTCGCCTACCGCCAGATGGCTTTCGACTTCACTCGAGTTAAGAAAGG GGCCGAGGGCGTGATGAGGACCATGACCACGGAGAAGCTCTTGAAGGGCATGCCCGTCTTGCAGACTCAGATCGACACGCTTCTGGAGTTTGAC GTTCATCCTAAGGAGCTGAACAACGGCATCATCAACGCCGCTTTCTTGCTGCTCTTCAAGGACTTGGTCAAGCTCTTTGCATCCTACAACGATGGCATCATCAACATGTTGG AGAAATATTTCAAGATGAAAAAGAGCGACTGTAAGGAAGCGTTGGAGATCTACAAGAGGTTCCTTACCCGGGTGACTAAAATCGGGGAGTTCATGAAGCTGGCGGAG acCGTTGGAGTTGACAAAAATGACATCCCGGACATTAACTAT GCCCCCAGCAGTATCCTGGACTCTCTGGAAACGCACATGAATGGCCTGGAGGATGTCAAAGGTGGCAAGAAGGG GTCTCCGACTAAG GGTTCTCCCACAAACAACGTGTCTCCGACTTCGACTCCGGCCAAATCATCAAACGCCGTCCCGGCACTGCAGCCTCCACCTGGGGAGAGCACGGCTGCTGCCGCTCCGGCTGCACCCGAGCCAGCGGAAGA TTCCTTGTTGGACCTGGATCCTCTGTCCTCTTCTGGCCCACCAGCAGCATCCGCAGGCCCCACGTCCTGGGGAG ACCTTCTCGGATCAG AAATGGGCGATTCCTTGCTAGCCGAGCCCGCTCTGGCTGAGGAGGCCGCCGCCCCCTCCCCTGCCGCCGCCGACTCCACGCCTGCCCCCACCGTGCCAGAAGCTGGAGTCCCTCTAGCTCCTCACAGTAGCACGGCGGCCGCCACCTCCCCTGGCGCCACCAATATGGATCTGTTAGGAG ATGCCTTCGCCACGCccgccgcggccgccgccgccaccgaggTCTCCGCCGCGGCAGCTGAGGGCGGAGCCGCAGCGACACCCACCGCCCCTGTCGCCGGAGCTGCAGCCG AGTccactggaggaggaggagatgcaCCAGCAGCCGCTGTTGCCACCCCTGGAGCAGAACTCATCTCAG GAGATGTAATGAAGCCCACCCTGACCCCCCAGGCGGGTGATGTTGacaactccatggctaacatggcGAGTA ATCTGACGATGGGATCTCCAGCGGCTCCTCAG CCCGGGGCACCGGGTGCCGGAGCTCCCATGATGCATTTGGTTAGACCGGGCTTCCCCGCCGCCAACGCCCCG ATGTCTCCTGGAATGACCCAGAGCCCCAGAAAGCCTCCCCCGCCCAGGAACGCTCTGGATGACCTTAACATCAAGGACTTCATGTAG